A section of the Triticum dicoccoides isolate Atlit2015 ecotype Zavitan chromosome 7A, WEW_v2.0, whole genome shotgun sequence genome encodes:
- the LOC119334004 gene encoding uncharacterized protein LOC119334004, translated as MREVERRRLRHRGERQLAEQIKGLGGESYCLPAVTPSIWWEGKGGVLQSYERDAPAKGPAPAFCPAASPWRRTGSNQLAPRRPAHPRPRPPPLRRRRRAHRRPLPPVAQPLGPPGRHRQIVFRDVPYRSLEAALGRLPRPPPAVRLLDVRIPQRGPEDQRADEASVKSLLCAAALLEPEKFVFEIPSDSGLIHGSLVVNLPSFQRATSIVLNLRYVFLRVPAGAEFAALETLSLSYGTVAIDRLLSCCPRLRKLCLAWVSFNKGDLTVKSASLQELLLEGHAEQIETIDIETPALKQLIISFSAPDDISVLTPMLEMVWWHCYFRVHVMFDLWQLQQVTLMTAEGQGQLRSLHIDACARLSFFHGKMDAFTEEIEKHMIVKFSVLELRLATNGHGFGALVFHLLGMNRIRRATRRLKISLENIGE; from the exons ATGCGCGAGGTTGAGCGCCGGCGGCTGCGACACAGAGGGGAGCGACA ATTAGCTGAGCAAATAAAAGGACTAGGAGGGGAATCGTACTGCCTACCCGCGGTTACTCCATCCATTTGGTGGGAGGGGAAAGGTGGGGTTCTCCAGAGCTACGAGAGAGATGCACCGGCGAAGGGGCCCGCGCCGGCGTTCTGCCCGGCTGCAAGCCCTTGGAGGCGGACGGGATCTAATCAGCTCGCTCCCCGACGACCTGCTCATCCTCGTCCTCGACCGCCTCCactgcgccgccgccgtcgcgcgcaCAGGCGTCCTCTCCCGCCGGTGGCGCAGCCTCTGGGCCCGCCAGGCCGCCACCGCCAGATCGTCTTCCGCGACGTCCCGTACCGCTCGCTCGAAGCGGCGCTCGGCCGCCTCCCTCGTCCCCCGCCCGCTGTTCGCCTCCTCGACGTCCGCATCCCCCAGCGCGGCCCTGAGGACCAGCGCGCCGACGAGGCCAGCGTCAAGTCGCTGCTCTGCGCAGCGGCGCTGCTCGAGCCGGAGAAGTTCGTCTTTGAGATCCCCTCCGATTCGGGGTTAATCCACGGCTCCCTCGTCGTCAACCTGCCTAGCTTCCAACGCGCCACCTCCATCGTTCTGAACCTTCGCTACGTCTTCCTCCGCGTGCCAGCCGGCGCCGAGTTTGCCGCACTCGAGACGCTGTCCCTCTCGTACGGCACCGTTGCCATTGACCGCTTGCTCTCCTGCTGCCCACGCCTGCGCAAGCTCTGCCTCGCCTGGGTTTCTTTCAATAAGGGCGACCTGACGGTCAAATCGGCGTCGCTGCAGGAGCTTCTCCTGGAGGGCCATGCCGAGCAGATAGAAACTATCGACATCGAAACCCCCGCGCTTAAGCAATTAATCATATCCTTTTCCGCTCCGGATGACATTTCCGTCTTGACACCGATGCTGGAGATGGTTTGGTGGCACTGCTACTTCAGGGTGCATGTTATGTTTGATCTTTGGCAACTCCAGCAGGTGACACTAATGACGGCAGAGGGACAAGGACAGCTCCGTTCGCTGCACATTGACGCTTGCGCC AGACTGTCTTTTTTTCACGGTAAAATGGACGCCTTTACAGAGGAGATAGAGAAGCATATGATTGTCAAGTTTTCTGTTTTGGAGCTACGTCTCGCAACAAACGGACATGGTTTTGGAGCACTCGTCTTCCATCTCCTAGGGATGAATCGAATTCGTCGTGCTACGCGGAGGCTCAAGATCTCCCTAGAGAACATTG GTGAATGA